One genomic window of Haliotis asinina isolate JCU_RB_2024 chromosome 4, JCU_Hal_asi_v2, whole genome shotgun sequence includes the following:
- the LOC137281951 gene encoding GPALPP motifs-containing protein 1-like has product MEEDSYMPALPPGYQLKKNSYSPSDEEDGGIGPNLPSHMRKRKHTDIDDRTEQITSTIGPTLPPHLKARKEVDKSGPTDHHETEIIGPVLPSHLLKLKCSENVSIGPVIPSSNYVTSKDSSEDEEERDEIGPALPPGFKNRSVSDNDDQASIGPMLPPGFKKQTVDDDEDSFGPALPPGFKPVHLSVDGFNEDVIGPLPSEMMTGDLTNAAAVEIEQRARKMKEKLTDAPSKDAPKEREAWMTELPTEMKKNFGLTARTFRTRVIPEKDKDTSVWTDTPADKARKEKEAREKGERRGSSRAAAVPSSSSRDKAHAKAIHTHNKSKRPESLLEMHQKKMKKKKKKDKEKDKDKPKERRPFDRDTDLQVNRFDNAQRNAIIKKSQQLNSRFSHGGSTSSFL; this is encoded by the exons ATGGAGGAAGACAGTTATATGCCAGCACTTCCGCCCG GATACCAACTGAAGAAAAACAGTTATTCCCcaagtgatgaagaagatggcGGTATCGGTCCAAACTTGCCTTCTCACATGAGGAAAAGAAAACATACTGACATTGATGACAGGACAGAACAAATCACATCAACCATAGGCCCAACACTGCCACCACACTTAAAAGCCAGGAAAGAAGTGGACAAATCTGGTCCAACTGATCatcatgaaactgaaataataGGTCCAGTTCTTCCTTCCCACCTTCTGAAATTAAAATGTTCAGAAAATGTCAGTATTGGACCTGTAATACCATCCTCAAATTATGTAACGAGCAAGGACAGTAGTGAGGATGAAGAGGAGAGAGATGAAATAGGCCCAGCTCTTCCTCCAGGTTTTAAGAATAGAAGTGTCTCTGATAATGATGATCAAGCTTCAATTGGTCCCATGTTGCCTCCTGGTTTCAAGAAACAGACAGTCGATGATGACGAAGATTCATTCGGTCCAGCCTTACCACCAGGATTTAAACCTGTTCATCTCTCAGTAGATGGGTTTAATGAGGACGTGATCGGACCTCTACCATCTGAAATGATGACAGGTGATTTGACTAATGCAGCAGCTGTTGAGATTGAACAGAGGGCACGGAAGATGAAAGAGAAGCTGACAGATGCT CCCAGTAAGGATGCTCCAAAGGAGAGGGAAGCCTGGATGACGGAGCTTCCaactgaaatgaaaaagaaTTTTGGTTTAACAGCTCGGACTTTCAGAACTCGAGTTATTCCTGAGAAAGACAAGGATACGTCTGTGTGGACGGACACACCAGCTGACAAGGCAAGGAAAGAAAAG GAAGCAAGAGAGAAGGGTGAGAGGAGAGGATCATCTCGAGCTGCAGCTGTGCCATCATCGTCCAGTAGAGATAAGGCTCATGCCAAGGCTATCCATACACACAAC AAGTCCAAAAGGCCTGAATCATTGCTTGAAATGCaccagaaaaaaatgaaaaagaaaaag AAGAAAGACAAAGAAAAGGACAAAGACAAACCAAAGGAGAGACGACCTTTTGACCGGGATACTGACCTCCAGGTCAACAGATTCGATAACGCTCAGAGAAATGCAATCATAAAAAAATCTCAACAACTGAACTCTCGTTTTTCTCATGGGGGCTCCACATCTTCTTTCCTCTGA